In Anoplopoma fimbria isolate UVic2021 breed Golden Eagle Sablefish chromosome 12, Afim_UVic_2022, whole genome shotgun sequence, one DNA window encodes the following:
- the tbc1d25 gene encoding LOW QUALITY PROTEIN: TBC1 domain family member 25 (The sequence of the model RefSeq protein was modified relative to this genomic sequence to represent the inferred CDS: inserted 1 base in 1 codon), with protein sequence MAGEEERGXVRVKVKKCDGVLPVEFRSFAVDPQITSLEVLQHILIRAFDLNGKRNFGISYLSRDRSGAEMFLSLLSDGDLDVAFLSAAKPYLQLKMDIKPSEDSPVMEDWDIISPKDVIGSEQLLAERTRSLANAALPFTQSLLSQVGRTLSKVQQAFSWSYGEEIKPFKPPLSDAEFHNYLNGQGQLTRPEELRLRIYHGGVEPSLRKVVWRYLLNVYPDGLTGQERMDYMKRKTREYDQLKSEWTARVSHEDLEFIRGNVLKDVLRTDRAHPYYAGSEDSPHLTALTDLLTTFAITHPQISYCQGMSDIASPILAVMDNEAHAFICFSGIMKRLEGNFRPDGQLMSVKFQHLKLLLQYSDPEFYSYLVSRGADDLFFCYRWLLLELKREFAFDDALRMLEVTWSSLPPDPPETEVELLGPPVETDETMSRRDDEKTVDNNPGDDKIQKEKQRRRHMLRPSREEPDMSSNAAIEGKDGSNVGAVKESEGGGYDVPQVTTEKADMQAPPFERKTSFGEFKYYTARNEDSFHMVDAEQRQGLGSPKSVTGIPRRQSTVDSEEDTGERTPLIKNCDNGFSLMSSPPLFSSGLPIWKTGPSVSPTSPPSSSSWPGASPGSPPKSTSLSTPNGSEAFPRTITKVLTSSAQMLSSTGINSPKTPTVKTSVASPTHNRSLLSSPILSFGRGPSLSGSRSSPSTTANTPSSLKAETTSIKPCSLPPPQEFGKGNPFMLFLCLSILLEHRDHIIKNSLDYNELAMHFDRLVRRHNLSRVLQRAKALFADYLQSEVWDSEEGDEVSSDSPTTVSAGQQSPSSSISARPIYSPLASPPPSSPNSTYNLATTIPSPTAPLFLSPTS encoded by the exons AAATGTGATGGGGTGCTTCCTGTGGAGTTCCGCTCCTTTGCTGTTGATCCTCAGATAACATCGCTGGAGGTCCTGCAGCACATCCTCATCAGGGCCTTTGATTTGAACGG GAAGCGGAATTTCGGGATCAGCTACCTGTCTCGAGATCGGAGTGGTgctgaaatgtttctttctctgctttCCGACGGGGACTTGGATGTTGCATTTCTCAGTGCTGCCAAACCATATCTGCAGCTCAAGATGGACATAAAACCTTCAGAAGACA GTCCCGTTATGGAGGACTGGGATATCATAAGCCCCAAAGACGTGATTGGCTCTGAGCAGCTTCTCGCAGAGAGGACTAGGTCTTTGGCAAATGCGGCTCTTCCCTTCACCCAGTCTCTACTGTCCCAG GTGGGCCGAACCCTGTCCAAAGTCCAGCAAGCCTTCAGCTGGTCTTATGGGGAAGAGATCAAGCCTTTCAAGCCCCCTCTGAGCGACGCAGAGTTTCACAATTATCTCAATGGACAGGGCCAGTTGACGCGCCCTGAGGAACTCCGACTGCGCATCTACCATGGTGGTGTGGAGCCTTCACTGCGCAAG GTTGTTTGGCGGTACCTCCTGAACGTCTACCCTGACGGACTGACTGGACAGGAAAGAATGGACTACATGAAGAGGAAGACGAGGGAGTACGACCAGCTGAAGAGCGAGTGGACAGCCCGGGTCAGCCACGAGGATCTTGAATTTATCCGTGGAAATGTTCTCAAAGACGTCCTGAGGACAGACCGGGCTCATCCATACTATGCAGGGTCAGAGGACAGTCCACATTTGACTGCCCTCACCGACCTGCTCACCACTTTTGCCATCACACATCCACAg ATATCGTACTGTCAAGGTATGAGTGACATTGCCTCCCCTATACTTGCGGTAATGGACAATGAGGCACATGCCTTCATTTGCTTCTCTGGCATCATGAAACGCCTGGAGGGGAACTTCCGGCCTGACGGGCAGCTCATGTCTGTTAAGTTCCAGCATCTAAAGCTGCTCCTGCAGTACTCGGATCCCGAATTCTACTCCTACCTGGTGTCCCGAGGAGCTGACGACCTGTTCTTCTGTTACCGCTGGCTGCTTCTGGAGCTCAAGCGTGAGTTCGCGTTTGACGATGCTTTGAGGATGCTCGAGGTTACTTGGAGCTCTCTGCCCCCAGATCCTCCTGAAACTGAGGTGGAGCTTCTGGGACCACCAGTGGAAACCGATGAAACCATGTCCCGCAGAGACGATGAAAAGACAGTTGACAATAACCCGGGAGATGATAAGATACAGAAAGAGAAGCAGCGTAGACGACATATGCTGAGGCCTTCAAGAGAAGAACCAGATATGAGCAGCAATGCTGCCATAGAAGGAAAAGACGGAAGCAATGTAGGCGCTGTAAAGGAGAGCGAGGGAGGTGGATATGATGTTCCTCAAGTGACCACAGAAAAGGCAGATATGCAGGCTCCTCCTTTTGAGAGGAAAACTAGTTTCGGGGAGTTTAAATACTATACTGCCCGAAATGAAGACAGCTTTCATATGGTGGATGCTGAACAGCGACAGGGTTTGGGGTCTCCAAAGTCCGTAACAGGTATCCCGCGGCGCCAGTCCACCGTTGACAGTGAGGAGGACACAGGAGAGAGAACACCTCTCATAAAAAACTGTGACAATGGTTTCTCTCTGATGTCATCGCCTCCTCTCTTTTCTAGTGGCCTACCGATCTGGAAAACCGGCCCCTCTGTGTCTCCCACATCTCCACCTTCATCCTCCAGCTGGCCAGGTGCCTCTCCAGGCTCTCCTCCGAAATCCACATCCTTGTCCACACCCAATGGAAGTGAGGCCTTCCCAAGAACTATCACAAAAGTATTGACCTCCTCTGCCCAAATGCTCAGCAGTACAGGGATTAACTCGCCCAAGACCCCCACTGTGAAGACGTCAGTTGCGTCTCCCACCCACAATCGATCCCTGCTCTCTTCACCCATTTTGTCCTTTGGAAGAGGCCCCTCGCTTTCTGGCAGCAGGTCGTCGCCCAGCACCACAGCTAACACTCCCAGTTCTTTGAAAGCTGAGACCACCAGCATCAAACCGTGTTCCCTGCCGCCCCCGCAAGAGTTCGGCAAAGGCAATCCCTTCATGCTGTTCCTGTGCCTGTCCATCCTGCTGGAGCACCGAGACCACATCATCAAGAACAGCTTGGATTACAATGAGCTGGCCATGCACTTTGATCGCCTCGTGCGGCGCCACAACCTGAGCAGGGTGCTGCAGCGGGCCAAGGCCTTATTTGCAGACTACCTGCAGAGTGAAGTGTGGGACTCGGAAGAAGGGGACGAGGTGAGCTCGGACTCCCCGACAACAGTGAGCGCTGGTCAACAGTCCCCGTCTTCAAGCATCTCTGCCAGGCCCATTTACAGCCCCTTGGCATCGCCCCCACCATCGTCTCCCAACTCAACCTATAACCTGGCCACCACCATACCCTCCCCAACAGCTCCACTTTTCCTGTCTCCCACTTCCTGA
- the icmt gene encoding protein-S-isoprenylcysteine O-methyltransferase has translation MAGSKLVLEGRVSIKTFILGLSVIVIPLIRTWFGHLDWVFDYLTETSGKIVIGLHIAVINGLLLLVYKGPLYKVAVRACFLGVTFGCGLIISFSETTWTHFGWYMCSLSFFHYSEYLVTAIINPRSLSLDSFLLNHSVEYTLAAVSSWVEFTIEKLAVPELKQLNWLSVVGLLLVLFGEFLRKAAMLTAGSNFNHIVQNEKAQSHVLVTSGVYSYFRHPSYVGWFFWSTGTQVMLCNPVCILGYTIASWRFFRERIEEEELSLIHFFAEDYVEYKKRVPTGLPFISGIRVN, from the exons ATGGCAGGCAGTAAGTTGGTGCTAGAAGGAAGAGTAAGTATAAAGACGTTTATTTTAGGGCTCAGCGTGATTGTAATCCCATTGATCAGAACGTGGTTTGGACATCTCGACTGGGTCTTCGATTATCTGACGGAAACTTCCGGGAAAATAGTGATCGGTCTCCACATTGCAGTTATCAACGGCCTCTTGCTCCTCGTATACAAGGGACCTCTATACAAG GTCGCAGTGAGAGCCTGCTTTCTGGGAGTCACTTTTGGCTGTGGCTTAATTATAAGCTTCTCTGAGACCACTTGGACCCATTTCGGCTG GTACATGTGCTCCCTGTCCTTCTTTCATTACTCTGAATACCTGGTGACGGCCATCATCAACCCTCGCAGCCTGTCGCTGGACTCATTCCTGCTCAACCACAGTGTGGAGTACACGCTGGCGGCCGTCTCGTCATGGGTGGAGTTCACCATAGAGAAGCTGGCCGTTCCAG agCTGAAGCAGCTGAACTGGTTGAGCGTCGTGGGCCTGCTCCTGGTGCTGTTTGGCGAGTTCCTGCGTAAGGCGGCCATGTTGACAGCCGGCTCCAACTTCAACCACATTGTCCAGAATGAGAAGGCCCAGAGCCACGTGCTGGTCACCAGTGGGGTCTACTCCTACTTCAGACACCCCTCCTATGTGGGCTGGTTCTTCTGGAGCACAGGGACACAG GTCATGCTGTGTAACCCGGTGTGTATATTGGGCTACACGATAGCCAGCTGGCGGTTCTTCCGGGAGCGGatcgaggaggaggagctttCCCTCATCCATTTCTTTGCAGAGGACTATGTGGAATACAAGAAGAGGGTTCCCACCGGGCTGCCCTTCATCTCAGGCATCCGTGTCAACTAG
- the rtel1 gene encoding LOW QUALITY PROTEIN: regulator of telomere elongation helicase 1 (The sequence of the model RefSeq protein was modified relative to this genomic sequence to represent the inferred CDS: deleted 1 base in 1 codon): MPSLSLNGVTVKFPFPPYDCQKDYMAKVIECLQKKANGVLESPTGTGKTLCLLCATLAWRENFKDTISARKIAEKLGGEEMFPNTPMSSWGTAATDGATPTYYTDIPKIIYASRTHSQLAQVINELKNTSYSPKVCVLGSREQLCINQEVMRQESHHVKVHMCRGKVSTRSCTYYNNVEEKSTDKDLVNSILDVEDLVKYGNKQRVCPYYLSRSLKQQADVIFMPYNYLLDPKSRRAHNIELNGAVVIFDEAHNVEKTCEESTSFDLSPYDVSSAISAVDRLLVEQAKEATVSEDFNVEALNSGLKVNIETIAKIKQILLDLEAVVDSYEVPSEKGITKPGIFIYELLERIHLNYNSKTAVYEALEQIIGHLTGQAGIFLNTSGLQKLADIIQLVFCGEPSEADRQQQMQSNTAHFKVHIHRDNSYHKKPQNTDVWASSSASSSSKKQGNILSYWCFSPGFSMQDLVNQGVRCIILTSGTLSPLSSFTCEMRIPFSVSLENSHVIERDQIFVGIIEQGPDGVALSSAYDRRFLPENMASLGNTVANLSRVVPDGLLVFFPSFPLMEKTLDFWKTSGHADRIETVKPIFVEPKGKGTFNEVIDGYYDKVNDPKSKGGTFFAVCRGKASEGLDFADTFGRGVIITGLPFPPRMDPRVILKMQFLDEMSRKKAPGLKYLSGQDWYKQQAFRAVNQAIGRVIRHKEDFGAILLCDQRFKGPGARAQLPSWVRPYVRLYSSFGNVIRDVSQFFRVAQKMRPVVEKKAAAESCGTVCSPETQSSAFPSCSSSKSSNTQKAKELDAHLPSLKRRRLNEQSGANGMAKICIEYEYEVQESQKRPANLLDALERGDHCAGEDGDAVVGEEKANHLSTLSLQCDKRMDDEMRGGKRKIKLVQGQKSRGSEDVSGEGPSSSRVKSFLAEMKKSLSQFSFDRIIQALQTYKKTDSLDVLLTAAAVLTEDANTHCLLRGLYQFIRPHHKKRFDEKCQQLTGQGCGYKPNHSLSVDEKKALMLQSATASQPAVGLTSSTCSQLNTQQLNKGGAHLNQQGLREPQTATASQPAAGLTSSTCSQLNTQQLNKGGSHLNQQGLREPQTGSASKSDVPAAFLADVKRAIGAEKSARLFQAIQSYKKTDGYEELVATVVSLFTERDEDFNLLIRFGMFIPPRHKKQYKEMLDALIGQSVSAAEVPAVCEDQQRHVPSPPLKTQSKISSFFPNSQRK; the protein is encoded by the exons ATGCCATCACTATCTCTGAATGGAGTGACAGTGAAGTTCCCTTTCCCTCCATATGACTGTCAGAAGGACTACATGGCCAAAGTGATTGAGTGTCTCCAAAAG AAGGCCAATGGGGTCCTGGAGAGTCCCACAGGTACTGGTAAAACTCTGTGCCTGCTTTGTGCCACCCTGGCCTGGAGAGAGAACTTCAAGGACACCATCTCTGCCCGCAAAATAGCAGAGAAGTTAGGCGGGGAGGAGATGTTCCCCAACACACCCATGTCATCCTGGGGAACGGCTGCTACAGACGGTGCCACACCAA CCTACTACACAGATATTCCAAAGATCATATACGCTTCCAGGACTCACTCTCAGCTGGCACAGGTTATCAATGAGCTGAAGAACACCTCATACAG TCCAAAGGTGTGTGTGCTGGGATCAAGAGAACAGCTGTGTATCAACCAGGAAGTGATGCGTCAGGAGAGCCACCACGTCAAG GTCCATATGTGCAGAGGAAAAGTTTCCACCAGGTCATGTACCTACTACAATAACGTTGAAG agAAGAGCACTGACAAAGACCTGGTGAATTCTATCCTTGACGTGGAAGACTTGGTGAAATATGGCAACAAACAGAG GGTCTGTCCTTACTACCTCTCCCGGTCCTTGAAGCAGCAGGCAGATGTCATCTTTATGCCCTACAACTACCTCCTGGATCCAAAG AGCCGCAGAGCTCACAACATTGAGCTTAACGGAGCCGTGGTCATCTTCGATGAAGCTCACAATGTG GAGAAGACTTGTGAAGAATCCACATCGTTTGACCTGAGTCCCTATGATGTGTCCTCAGCCATCAGTGCTGTGGACAGGCTGCTGGTGGAGCAGGCTAAAGAAGCCACCGTCTCTGAAGACTTCAATGTGGAGGCCCTCAACTCTG gtttaaaagtaaatatagaaACCATTGCTAAGATCAAAC AGATACTGCTGGATCTGGAGGCTGTCGTTGACTCCTATGAGGTTCCAAGTGAAAAAGGCATCACAAAACCTGGAAT CTTCATCTATGAGCTGTTAGAGAGAATCCACCTGAACTACAACAGCAAGACGGCTGTCTACGAAGCTCTGGAGCAGATCATTGGACACTTAACAGGAC AGGCGGGAATATTCCTGAACACTAGTGGACTGCAGAAGCTGGCTGACATCATACAG CTGGTGTTCTGTGGTGAACCTTCAGAGGCGGACAGACAACAACAGATGCAGTCCAACACGGCTCATTTTAAG GTTCATATCCATCGAGACAACAGTTATCACAAGAAACCACAGAACACCGATGTGTGGGCTTCATCTTCGGCTTCATCTTCATCAAAGAAACAAG GTAACATCCTGAGTTACTGGTGCTTCTCTCCCGGCTTCAGCATGCAGGATCTGGTGAATCAAGGTGTACGCTGCATCATTCTGACCAGTGGgaccctctctcccctctcttcatTCACCTGTGAGATGAGGAT CCCGTTTTCAGTGAGTCTGGAGAACAGCCATGTGATTGAGCGGGACCAGATCTTTGTTGGCATCATTGAACAAGGTCCTGATGGAGTGGCCTTAAGTTCAGCATATGATAGAAG GTTTCTTCCTGAAAACATGGCATCTTTAGGCAACACTGTTG CCAACCTGAGCCGCGTTGTTCCTGATGGTCTTCTAGTGtttttcccctccttccctTTAATGGAAAAAACCCTGGACTTCTGGAAA ACTAGCGGACATGCAGATCGCATTGAGACCGTAAAGCCCATATTTGTTGAACCTAAAGGAAAGGGCACCTTTAATGAG GTTATCGACGGGTATTACGACAAAGTCAATGATCCAAAATCCAAGGGGGGGACATTCTTTGCTGTGTGCCGAGGCAAG GCTAGCGAGGGTCTGGATTTTGCAGACACCTTTGGTCGGGGCGTCATCATCACTGGCCTTCCATTCCCTCCAAGGATGGACCCTCGAGTCATCCTGAAAATGCAATTCTTAGATGAGATGAGTCGGAAGAAAGCTCCCGGGCTGAAG tacCTGTCTGGACAGGACTGGTACAAACAGCAGGCTTTCAGAGCCGTGAACCAGGCCATCGGTAGAGTCATTCGCCACAAGGAGGACTTTGGAGCCATCTTACTGTGTGATCAGAG GTTTAAAGGCCCTGGTGCCAGGGCTCAGCTTCCATCCTGGGTCAGGCCTTATGTGCGTCTGTATAGCAGCTTTGGGAACGTGATCCGGGACGTCTCTCAGTTCTTCAGGGTGGCACAGAAAATG AGGCCGGTGGTAGAGAAGaaggctgcagcagagagctgTGGGACAGTGTGCTCACCAGAGACTCAGTCCTCTGCCTTCCCTTCCTGCTCGTCCTCCAAAAGCTCCAACACCCAGAAGGCCAAAGAGCTGGACGCCCACCTTCCCAgcctgaagaggaggagactcA ATGAACAATCTGGAGCCAATGGGATGGCCAAGATCTGCATTGAGTATGAGTATGAGGTGCAGGAGAGTCAGAAGAGACCAGCCAACCTGCTGGATGCTCTGGAGCGAGGGGACCACTGCGCTGGAGAGGACGGTGATGCTGTCGTGGGAGAAGAGAAG gcCAACCATTTGTCCACGCTGTCTCTTCAATGTGACAAAAGGATGGATGATGAAATGCGGGGAGGAAAGCGTAAAATCAAATTGGTCCAAGGACAG AAGTCCCGCGGGTCGGAGGACGTCTCTGGGGAAGGTCCATCCAGCAGCAGGGTCAAGAGTTTCCTGGCAGAGATGAAGAAGTCACTGAGCCAGTTCAGCTTTGACCGCATCATACAGGCCCTGCAGACCTACAAGAAGACCGACAGCCTGGACGTCCTGCTCACTGCGGCGGCGGTCCTAACTGAGGACGCCAATACTCACTGTCTGCTCCGAG GCCTCTACCAGTTTATTCGCCCACATCACAAGAAGAGGTTTGATGAGAAATGCCAGCAGCTGACCGGACAGGGCTGTGGATACAAACCCAATCACTCACTGTCTGTGGACGAGAAGAAAGCACTGATGCTGCAGAGCG CTACAGCCAGTCAGCCTGCTGTGGGTCTgacctcctccacctgcagtCAGCTGAATACACAGCAGCTCAACAAAGGAGGAGCCCACCTAAACCAGCAGGGACTAAGAGAACCTCAGACTG CTACAGCCAGTCAGCCTGCTGCGGGTCTgacctcctccacctgcagtCAGCTGAATACACAGCAGCTCAACAAAGGAGGATCCCACCTAAACCAGCAGGGACTAAGAGAACCTCAGACTG GTTCTGCTTCAAAGAGTGACGTCCCCGCTGCCTTTCTGGCTGACGTGAAAAGAGCCATCGGAGCAGAGAAATCCGCTCGGCTCTTTCAGGCCATTCAGAGCTACAAGAAGACAGACGGCTATGAAGAGCTGGTGGCCACAGTGGTGAGCTTATTCACTGAGAGGGATGAGGACTTCAACCTTCTAATCA gATTTGGCATGTTTATT CCCCCCCGCCACAAGAAGCAGTACAAAGAGATGTTGGATGCTTTGATAGGTCAATCCGTCTCTGCTGCTGAAGTTCCTGCTGTTTGTGAAGACCAGCAAAGACACG tgcCATCACCACCTTTGAAGACGCAAAGCAAGATTTCAAGTTTTTTTCCAAATAGTCAGAGAAAGTAG
- the ndufb11 gene encoding NADH dehydrogenase [ubiquinone] 1 beta subcomplex subunit 11, mitochondrial: MLTRLSRFGPALPRLLSTPPARFVSQSKPSGAAGSTAVTELYPAAQQAGHSEVSPYVKNPDYHGFSSDPVVDEWNMRLGFFFGISVALVIGGTFIHYLPDHGMRQWARREAERVIQLREKEGLPLIGENYYDSNKIVLTTAGEE; encoded by the exons ATGTTGACCCGACTGTCGCGGTTCGGGCCCGCTTTGCCCCGGTTACTCTCAACTCCACCGGCCCGGTTCGTCTCCCAGTCCAAACCGTCCGGTGCCGCCGGTTCGACCGCCGTGACGGAGCTGTACCCGGCCGCGCAGCAGGCTGGACACAGTGAGGTCAGCCCGTATGTCAAG AATCCAGATTACCATGGATTTTCCAGTGACCCTGTGGTGGATGAGTGGAACATGAGGCTGGGCTTCTTCTTCGGCATCTCAGTGGCTCTCGTTATCGGAGGAACATTTATCCACTATTTACCGGACCACGG CATGCGGCAGTGGGCCAGAAGGGAGGCGGAGCGTGTGATCcagctgagagagaaggagggtcTTCCTCTCATAGGCGAGAACTACTACGACTCAAACAAGATCGTTCTGACCACAGCTGGAGAGGAGTAG